In Candidatus Omnitrophota bacterium, a single genomic region encodes these proteins:
- the kdsB gene encoding 3-deoxy-manno-octulosonate cytidylyltransferase, which translates to MDVVGVIPARFSSTRFEGKVLADIAGKPMIQHVWERAKQALILDELIIACDDERIQEAVKEFGAKAVMTSKSHSCGTDRIIEVINPLDVKVVINIQADEPLINPMMIDMAARAILDDENVHMSTICKKIEDPELINDPNVVKVVMDKNGFALYFSRAAIPHCGHDNEGVCIDYYKHIGLYGYTKDFLFTYKNLPQSCLEKCERLEQLRVLEHGFRIKVVETKFDTLGVDTPEDLQRVRDYLKNQEN; encoded by the coding sequence ATGGATGTAGTCGGCGTAATCCCGGCAAGGTTTTCATCAACGCGCTTTGAAGGAAAAGTTTTGGCAGATATTGCAGGAAAGCCCATGATACAGCATGTCTGGGAGCGCGCAAAGCAAGCGCTTATCCTTGATGAACTGATTATTGCCTGTGACGATGAGAGGATACAGGAAGCGGTAAAGGAATTCGGCGCTAAGGCGGTTATGACATCAAAGAGCCATTCCTGCGGCACAGACAGGATAATCGAGGTGATAAACCCGCTTGATGTAAAAGTGGTGATCAATATCCAAGCAGATGAGCCGCTTATCAATCCTATGATGATTGATATGGCAGCCCGGGCGATATTGGATGACGAAAATGTCCATATGTCGACGATCTGCAAAAAAATAGAGGACCCGGAGCTGATAAATGACCCGAATGTGGTAAAGGTGGTAATGGATAAAAACGGCTTTGCCCTGTATTTCTCAAGGGCGGCTATCCCGCATTGCGGCCATGATAATGAAGGCGTCTGCATTGATTACTACAAGCATATAGGCTTATACGGATATACAAAAGACTTTTTATTCACTTATAAAAATTTACCGCAGTCCTGCCTTGAGAAGTGCGAGCGCTTAGAGCAGCTGCGCGTGTTAGAGCACGGCTTCCGCATCAAGGTAGTTGAGACTAAATTTGATACTTTAGGGGTAGATACCCCCGAAGATTTACAGAGGGTGAGAGATTACCTGAAAAACCAGGAGAACTGA